DNA from Campylobacter concisus:
GTTTTTGACGCAGTTGATAGCCTGCCTGATAAATTTAAAGACATCGAAGTGCTTGTAAATAACGCTGGACTTGCCTTGGGACAAGAAAAGACGATAGATGTGAAGGTTGAGGACTTTGAGACGATGATAGATACAAACGTAAAGGGTCTTATCTACTCTACAAAGGCCGTTTTGCCGCTACTTTATAAGCAAGAAAAGGGCTATATCTTTAACCTAGGCTCGACAGCTGGCTCGTGGCCATATCCTGGTAGCAACGTTTATGGCGCTACAAAGGCCTTTGTAAAGCAGTTTAGTCTAAATTTAAGAAACGATCTAGTTGGCACTAATATCAGGGTGACAAACATCGAGCCAGGGCTTTGCAAGACTGAATTTAGCGAGGTTAGATTTAAGGGCGATAAGGCAAAGGCTGATAGCATTTATGAAAATACAAATTTCATCACGTCTGAGGATATAGCGACCATTTTGCTTAACTGCCTAAATATGCCTGAGAGCGTAAATATAAATAGGGTCGAAGTCATGGCAAATACGCAGACTTGGGCTGGACTTGCGATAGAAAAATTTTAAGGAGTTTATGTGAGACAAATTTTATTATTACTATTTTTTAGTGTCGCGCTTTTTGGAGTTGATCCAGAAGTCGCCAAAAGAAACGCACAAATTTACGGCGTATTCACGCTTATACCGCCTGTTGTGGCAATAG
Protein-coding regions in this window:
- a CDS encoding SDR family NAD(P)-dependent oxidoreductase — encoded protein: MKKTAFVTGATSGFGEAIARRLSKEGYKIVALARREDRLKKLASELGNTHIIVADIRDKKAVFDAVDSLPDKFKDIEVLVNNAGLALGQEKTIDVKVEDFETMIDTNVKGLIYSTKAVLPLLYKQEKGYIFNLGSTAGSWPYPGSNVYGATKAFVKQFSLNLRNDLVGTNIRVTNIEPGLCKTEFSEVRFKGDKAKADSIYENTNFITSEDIATILLNCLNMPESVNINRVEVMANTQTWAGLAIEKF